A window of the Cystobacter fuscus genome harbors these coding sequences:
- a CDS encoding fatty acid desaturase, protein MSEPLAPPPSPPGTLNVVLALGIVSGGVGLQWLASRASSSGAVVGWGVVFAFLFLPLYSLLHEAEHRVFHSNARVNESFGVLLAAFFPGPFTFLRACHLGHHRRNRGDAEMFDLYYPSDNLAWKRVYFYFLYTGGFWLAVPVAVVSMLLWPGLLRGQVLRDPSAVAMLNGIPSGFFRRIRLECVGVVLLHVGLVVGLGLSPGRYLLLYALFGLNWSAQQYITHAASPRHVLDGAHNLRAARVYEVLLLHFNWHLAHHQHPRVPWLYLPRYDDPSRERPGYLMAFLRFWRGPQPTEPLAARAPGGDQEPGVS, encoded by the coding sequence ATGAGCGAGCCCCTGGCGCCCCCGCCGTCTCCTCCCGGCACGCTCAACGTGGTGCTGGCGCTGGGCATCGTCTCCGGGGGCGTGGGCCTGCAGTGGCTCGCGTCCCGGGCGTCCAGCTCCGGGGCGGTGGTGGGGTGGGGCGTCGTGTTCGCGTTCCTCTTCCTGCCGCTGTACTCGCTCCTGCACGAGGCCGAGCACCGGGTGTTCCACTCGAACGCGCGGGTGAACGAGTCCTTCGGCGTGCTGCTGGCCGCCTTCTTCCCGGGGCCCTTCACGTTCCTGCGCGCGTGCCACCTGGGCCATCACCGGCGCAACCGCGGCGACGCGGAGATGTTCGACCTGTACTACCCCTCGGACAACCTCGCGTGGAAGCGGGTGTACTTCTACTTCCTCTACACGGGGGGCTTCTGGCTGGCCGTTCCCGTGGCCGTGGTGTCGATGCTGCTGTGGCCCGGGCTGCTGCGCGGCCAGGTGCTGCGCGACCCCTCCGCGGTGGCCATGCTCAACGGCATTCCCTCGGGCTTCTTCCGCCGCATCCGGCTGGAGTGCGTGGGCGTGGTGCTGCTGCACGTGGGGCTGGTGGTGGGGCTCGGTCTGTCTCCCGGGCGCTATCTGCTGCTCTACGCGCTCTTCGGGCTGAACTGGTCGGCGCAGCAGTACATCACCCACGCGGCGAGTCCCCGGCACGTGCTGGATGGCGCGCACAACCTGCGCGCCGCGCGCGTCTACGAGGTGCTGCTGCTGCACTTCAACTGGCACCTGGCGCACCACCAGCACCCGCGCGTGCCCTGGTTGTACCTGCCGCGCTACGACGATCCGTCACGCGAGCGGCCGGGCTACCTCATGGCCTTCCTGCGCTTCTGGCGCGGACCCCAGCCCACCGAGCCGCTCGCGGCGCGGGCACCCGGTGGGGACCAGGAACCCGGCGTGTCGTGA
- a CDS encoding YbcC family protein: MSHSPSTDRGQHLSEVLEHAGHLLPAQGPIGVFVHHNTLHAFQHLPFHEALAAASATFETETYLPESRYRELYRRGRITDVDLKAVLAEREQGERREEMVPAPLSRLDLELLALLHPPPVETAASLRWRMSELAATSSLRPDVSTAARERLLRRSTEGIRGWLDRVGRDWTMTDLAMALLEPTLNTAVRAAAAEPRRALAQEIALRRLGIPSARTEAYVAQVRARLLGATTTLSVEGWLGAEVALVQDALATAFGGDGSLASLKEHLERHPERFAVKALWAACRTPLLTAPDSREKAEPGGVRSHRELLRLATGEDINELVNPHLIRICSAFLDEGQSHWSLPERESGLYAAWRALKLTGMGVLPEWLEDLEVDLRRASAQGLSARDVVLAALDELGVPEAQWEPYITRVLLALPGWAGMFHRLEHNPADRPAGSPPAHLIDFLAVRLTLERHALRTVARRRLDYQGPLSGLLARASDAAAHRPAALEHPLEEGSWRLFQLMQVAGLSALEVADFPLVRRQALLAWLEAFDAQARRRVWHEAYEHHYRMDILQALAQNRLRPEPERTVEDPRFQVVFCMDDREESFRRHFEEQSPRHDTFGIAGFFGVAMDYRGLDDAGLAALCPIVVTPAHIVEERAHPDHGHLAETRARLRALGARLEHWLHGGSHALEFSWLLTPLLGLVSALMLPLQIFAPRRVSLMRRALAQRLLPTPRTQLTSLRDEAAEQLHLKPLGFTVAEKAARVANSLENLGLVDGFAPLVVVLGHGAISVNNPHQSAYDCGACGGRHGGPNARLFSEMANRPEVRALLRERGIHIPDTTWFIGGLHNTTTDEIVLYDTEAVPEALRGEFTALKESLDSARTLSAHERCRRFESAPLSLSPEAALRHVEERAADLSQARPELGHVTNATCVVGRRALTRGLFLDRRAFLISYDPTRDSSGAIAERILAAAGPVGAGINLEYYFSCIDNDRYGSGTKLPHNLTSLLGVMDGVESDLRTGLPRQMIEIHEPVRLLLVVEASVEVLGGIYERQPILRELIGNEWVQLVSVDPVTGAQMRFTPRGFQPVTPPPAPLPVVASSPEWYRGQRDFLPPALIDASQKKESDHVRR; the protein is encoded by the coding sequence ATGAGCCACTCCCCCTCGACCGACCGCGGACAGCACCTGAGTGAGGTGCTGGAGCACGCGGGCCACCTGTTGCCGGCGCAGGGTCCCATCGGCGTGTTCGTGCACCACAACACGCTGCACGCCTTCCAGCACCTGCCCTTCCACGAGGCGCTGGCCGCCGCGAGCGCCACGTTCGAGACGGAGACCTACCTCCCCGAGTCTCGCTACCGCGAGCTGTACCGGCGCGGGCGCATCACCGACGTGGATCTCAAGGCGGTGCTCGCCGAGCGGGAGCAGGGAGAGCGACGGGAGGAGATGGTGCCGGCCCCGCTGTCACGCCTGGACCTGGAGCTGCTCGCCCTGCTCCACCCGCCTCCGGTGGAGACGGCCGCCTCGCTGCGCTGGCGGATGAGTGAGTTGGCGGCGACCTCCTCGCTCCGGCCGGACGTGTCGACGGCCGCGCGCGAGCGGCTCCTGCGGCGCTCCACCGAGGGCATCCGCGGGTGGCTGGACCGGGTGGGCCGGGACTGGACGATGACCGATCTGGCCATGGCCCTGCTCGAGCCCACGCTGAACACCGCCGTGCGCGCCGCCGCCGCCGAGCCGCGGCGGGCCCTGGCCCAGGAGATCGCCCTGCGCCGCCTGGGCATCCCCTCCGCCCGGACCGAGGCCTATGTCGCGCAGGTGCGCGCCCGGCTGCTCGGCGCGACGACGACCCTGTCCGTGGAGGGGTGGTTGGGCGCCGAGGTGGCGCTCGTCCAGGACGCCCTGGCCACGGCGTTCGGGGGCGATGGCTCCCTGGCCTCCCTCAAGGAGCACCTGGAGCGCCACCCCGAGCGCTTCGCGGTGAAGGCGCTCTGGGCCGCCTGCCGCACGCCCCTGCTCACCGCGCCGGACTCGCGAGAGAAGGCCGAGCCCGGTGGGGTGCGCAGCCACCGCGAGCTGCTGCGGCTGGCCACCGGGGAGGACATCAACGAGCTGGTCAACCCCCACCTCATCCGCATCTGCTCGGCCTTCCTCGACGAGGGCCAGTCGCACTGGAGCCTGCCGGAGCGCGAGTCGGGGCTGTACGCCGCCTGGCGCGCGCTGAAGCTCACCGGCATGGGCGTGCTGCCCGAGTGGCTGGAGGACCTCGAGGTGGACTTGAGACGGGCCTCCGCCCAGGGCCTGTCCGCGCGGGACGTGGTGCTCGCCGCGCTCGACGAGCTGGGCGTGCCCGAGGCGCAGTGGGAGCCCTACATCACCCGCGTGCTGCTCGCGCTGCCGGGCTGGGCCGGGATGTTCCACCGCTTGGAGCACAACCCGGCCGATCGGCCCGCGGGCTCGCCTCCGGCACACCTCATCGACTTCCTCGCGGTGCGCCTCACCCTGGAGCGCCACGCGCTGCGCACCGTGGCCCGGCGCCGGCTGGACTACCAGGGGCCGCTCTCCGGGCTCCTGGCCCGCGCGAGCGACGCCGCCGCGCACCGGCCCGCGGCCCTGGAGCACCCACTCGAGGAGGGCAGTTGGCGGCTCTTCCAGCTCATGCAGGTGGCGGGGCTGTCGGCCCTGGAGGTGGCGGACTTCCCGCTCGTCCGGCGCCAGGCCCTGCTCGCGTGGCTGGAGGCCTTCGACGCGCAGGCGCGCCGCCGCGTGTGGCACGAGGCCTACGAGCACCACTACCGCATGGACATCCTCCAGGCGCTCGCGCAGAACCGGCTCCGCCCCGAGCCGGAGCGCACGGTGGAGGATCCGCGCTTCCAGGTCGTCTTCTGCATGGATGACCGCGAGGAGTCCTTCCGCCGGCACTTCGAGGAGCAGAGCCCGCGGCACGACACGTTCGGCATCGCCGGCTTCTTCGGCGTGGCCATGGACTACCGCGGCCTGGACGACGCGGGCCTCGCCGCCCTGTGCCCCATCGTGGTCACCCCGGCGCACATCGTCGAGGAGCGGGCCCACCCGGATCACGGCCACCTGGCCGAGACCCGCGCCCGGCTGCGCGCCCTCGGGGCCCGTCTCGAGCACTGGCTGCACGGCGGCTCGCACGCGCTCGAGTTCAGCTGGCTGCTCACGCCCCTGCTGGGACTCGTCTCCGCGCTGATGCTGCCCCTGCAGATCTTCGCCCCGCGCCGGGTGAGCCTGATGCGCCGGGCACTCGCCCAGCGGCTGCTGCCCACGCCCCGCACGCAGCTCACCAGCCTGAGGGACGAGGCGGCCGAGCAGCTCCACCTCAAGCCCCTGGGCTTCACCGTCGCCGAGAAGGCGGCGCGCGTGGCCAACTCGCTGGAGAACCTGGGGCTGGTGGACGGCTTCGCGCCGCTCGTGGTGGTGCTGGGCCATGGCGCCATCAGCGTCAACAACCCGCACCAGTCCGCCTACGACTGCGGTGCCTGCGGCGGCCGTCACGGCGGCCCCAACGCGCGCCTCTTCTCGGAGATGGCCAACCGGCCCGAGGTGCGGGCGCTCTTGCGCGAGCGCGGCATCCACATCCCCGACACGACGTGGTTCATCGGCGGCCTGCACAACACCACCACCGATGAGATCGTGCTCTACGACACCGAGGCGGTGCCCGAGGCCCTGCGCGGCGAGTTCACCGCCCTGAAGGAGTCGCTGGACAGCGCGCGCACCCTGTCGGCGCACGAGCGCTGCCGGCGCTTCGAGTCCGCGCCCCTGAGCCTGTCTCCCGAGGCGGCCCTGCGGCACGTGGAGGAGCGCGCGGCGGACCTGAGCCAGGCGCGTCCCGAGCTGGGCCACGTCACCAACGCCACGTGCGTGGTGGGACGCCGCGCCCTCACCCGAGGCCTGTTCCTGGACCGGCGCGCCTTCCTCATCTCGTATGACCCCACGAGGGACTCCTCCGGCGCCATCGCCGAGCGCATCCTCGCCGCGGCGGGCCCCGTGGGCGCGGGCATCAACCTGGAGTACTACTTCTCCTGCATCGACAATGACCGCTACGGGTCCGGCACCAAGCTGCCCCACAACCTCACCAGCCTGCTCGGGGTGATGGACGGCGTGGAGAGCGACCTGCGCACGGGCCTGCCCCGGCAGATGATCGAGATCCACGAGCCGGTGCGGCTGCTCCTGGTCGTGGAGGCCAGCGTGGAGGTGCTCGGGGGCATCTACGAGCGCCAGCCCATCCTGCGCGAGCTCATTGGCAATGAATGGGTCCAGCTCGTGAGCGTGGACCCGGTCACCGGCGCGCAGATGCGCTTCACGCCCCGGGGCTTCCAACCCGTCACCCCGCCGCCGGCGCCCCTGCCGGTGGTGGCCTCCTCGCCGGAGTGGTATCGCGGTCAGCGCGATTTCCTGCCTCCGGCGCTGATCGACGCTTCCCAGAAGAAAGAGTCTGACCATGTCCGTCGGTAA
- a CDS encoding CBS domain-containing protein, with translation MDGRVQGSVEEWVSRAATLFAGDTIVAALRVMQELGVRQLPVVDEEHGELLGEITEEELRRLWRISPLASMEEILSGQLETVLENDPAGRPHLKHAAPLVDFHGAHGRWPH, from the coding sequence ATGGACGGGCGGGTACAGGGGTCGGTGGAGGAGTGGGTCTCGCGGGCGGCCACGTTGTTCGCCGGGGACACCATCGTGGCGGCGCTCCGGGTGATGCAGGAACTCGGAGTGCGCCAGTTGCCGGTGGTGGACGAGGAGCACGGCGAACTCCTGGGAGAGATCACCGAGGAGGAGCTGCGCCGGTTGTGGAGGATCTCCCCCCTGGCCAGCATGGAGGAAATTCTTTCAGGCCAGCTCGAGACGGTCCTGGAGAATGATCCGGCCGGCCGGCCCCACCTCAAACATGCCGCGCCACTCGTGGACTTCCACGGAGCCCACGGGCGCTGGCCGCACTGA
- a CDS encoding BMP family lipoprotein — protein sequence MRPSLSTLLLASSLLLACKSAKEEPAPVAPAAPSAPTAMKPAPKTTRVGLVLSLGGRGDQSFNDSALRGLEEWAAGVRYEGGGYKDLTPEERQASLQGSLGQDLARRDSPVEPLGITPVVIQSRVAEDYEPNLQLLADQGVPLSLAVGFQLENAVETAAKRDPEMHFLLVDSPLVSPQGEPYTLPNVRTVVFREEEGCYLVGALAGLATKTNKVGFVGGMEIPLVKRFEAGFRAGVAATNPKATVVANYTGGFTNFALGKQVGQDLLTKGSDVIFAAAGVDGLGAIQAVKEARDEGKVVYVLGVDSDPSHLAPKAVLSAVIKRVDLVVYEAVRDQVRGQFRGGTQSLGLKEGGIAYAPVRLDFPGKDEALRTMESLKAKIIAGEIQVPTHPSQLTGARPKP from the coding sequence ATGCGCCCGAGCCTCTCGACCCTGCTCCTCGCGTCATCCCTGCTCCTGGCCTGCAAGAGCGCCAAGGAGGAACCCGCCCCGGTGGCCCCCGCCGCCCCGTCCGCCCCGACGGCCATGAAGCCCGCGCCGAAGACGACGCGGGTGGGCCTCGTGCTCAGCCTCGGAGGGCGAGGGGACCAGTCCTTCAACGACTCGGCCCTGCGGGGGCTGGAGGAGTGGGCCGCGGGCGTGAGGTACGAGGGAGGCGGCTACAAGGACCTCACCCCCGAGGAGCGGCAGGCCTCGCTCCAGGGCTCGTTGGGCCAGGACCTGGCCCGGCGCGACTCGCCGGTGGAGCCGCTCGGCATCACCCCGGTCGTCATCCAGAGCCGCGTGGCGGAGGACTACGAGCCCAACCTGCAACTGCTCGCGGACCAGGGCGTGCCGCTGTCGCTCGCGGTGGGCTTCCAGTTGGAGAACGCGGTGGAGACGGCCGCGAAGCGCGACCCGGAGATGCACTTCCTGCTCGTGGACAGCCCGCTGGTGTCGCCCCAGGGCGAGCCGTACACCCTGCCCAACGTGCGCACCGTCGTCTTCCGTGAGGAGGAGGGCTGCTACCTCGTGGGCGCGCTGGCGGGACTCGCGACGAAGACGAACAAGGTGGGCTTCGTGGGCGGCATGGAGATACCGCTGGTCAAGCGCTTCGAGGCGGGCTTCCGCGCCGGCGTGGCGGCCACCAATCCCAAGGCCACGGTGGTGGCCAACTACACCGGGGGCTTCACCAACTTCGCCCTGGGCAAGCAGGTGGGGCAGGATCTGCTGACCAAGGGCTCGGACGTCATCTTCGCCGCGGCGGGAGTGGATGGACTGGGCGCCATCCAGGCGGTGAAGGAGGCGCGCGACGAGGGGAAGGTCGTCTACGTCCTGGGGGTGGACTCGGATCCCTCCCATCTGGCGCCCAAGGCCGTGCTGTCCGCGGTCATCAAGCGCGTGGACCTGGTGGTGTACGAGGCCGTGCGCGACCAGGTGCGTGGCCAGTTCCGGGGCGGCACCCAGTCCCTGGGCCTCAAGGAGGGCGGCATCGCCTACGCGCCGGTGCGGCTGGACTTCCCCGGCAAGGACGAGGCCCTGCGCACGATGGAGTCGCTCAAGGCGAAGATCATCGCCGGGGAGATCCAGGTACCCACCCACCCGTCACAGCTCACGGGCGCCAGGCCGAAGCCCTGA
- a CDS encoding complex I subunit 4 family protein, translated as MRTSLPLLSLLVVLPALGAAALRQLRQPERQRRVALGVATLTLLLTLGAVVLFEGGVPGVQLHESWFRVPGLGVELRLGVDGMSVLALVVTALLTLGLVAAGPRQSLDRGTLGALLLTESMTLGFFCAEDLALMTVFFIATLVPTGALLARQARARPEARALRTFGVYMLMSALPLVVATALVGLEGWRTGAPAPFGLTELIARGLPATWHLPVFALLMLAVCVRMAVVPFHSWLPVLMARGPFGVGLLLVNAHAGLYLLVRVVMPLLPGEWNRGGVMLGTLGLCAALYGAVLALAQTDLRRVVGFLLASQSGLMLAGLAIGNTQSISGALIQSVAAGIALTGLDLVVRAIEARTGTTDMTRLGGLVRRGPRLAAFFFLMGFGSLGFPGTLSFVGEDLLLHGILDTHPLVALPLLLTTAINGVTFLRAFQRTFLGSPAHGQAALLETVEDLLPRERGMVFALFALVVLGGLVPGPLLHLRASQVESLAGPESSSSHHEESVSRGELPSEALSLACP; from the coding sequence ATGCGGACGTCCCTTCCCCTTCTCTCCCTCCTGGTGGTGTTGCCCGCGCTGGGCGCCGCGGCGCTGCGCCAGCTCCGCCAGCCCGAGCGTCAGCGCCGGGTGGCGCTCGGCGTGGCGACGCTCACCCTGCTCCTGACACTGGGCGCGGTGGTCCTCTTCGAGGGCGGCGTCCCCGGCGTGCAGCTGCATGAGTCGTGGTTCCGCGTGCCGGGGCTCGGCGTGGAGCTGCGGCTGGGCGTGGATGGCATGAGCGTGCTGGCGCTGGTGGTCACCGCGCTGCTCACCCTGGGGCTGGTGGCGGCCGGTCCGCGCCAGTCGCTCGACCGGGGCACGCTCGGCGCGCTGCTGCTCACCGAGAGCATGACCCTGGGCTTCTTCTGCGCCGAGGACCTGGCGCTGATGACCGTCTTCTTCATCGCCACCCTGGTGCCGACCGGCGCGCTGCTGGCGCGTCAGGCGCGGGCACGGCCCGAGGCCCGGGCGCTGCGCACCTTCGGCGTCTACATGCTCATGAGCGCGCTGCCCCTCGTGGTGGCCACGGCCCTGGTGGGCCTCGAGGGCTGGCGCACTGGAGCACCGGCGCCCTTCGGCCTGACGGAGCTGATCGCCCGGGGGCTGCCGGCGACGTGGCACCTGCCCGTGTTCGCGTTGTTGATGCTGGCGGTGTGCGTGCGCATGGCGGTGGTGCCCTTCCACTCCTGGCTGCCCGTGCTCATGGCGCGCGGCCCGTTCGGCGTGGGCTTGCTGCTGGTGAACGCGCACGCGGGGCTGTACCTGCTGGTGCGCGTGGTGATGCCGCTGCTGCCCGGGGAGTGGAACCGGGGCGGCGTGATGCTCGGAACGCTGGGCCTGTGCGCCGCCCTGTATGGCGCGGTGCTGGCGCTGGCGCAGACGGATCTGCGCCGCGTGGTGGGCTTCCTCCTGGCGAGCCAGTCGGGCCTGATGCTGGCGGGGCTCGCCATCGGCAACACGCAGAGCATCTCCGGCGCGCTCATCCAGAGCGTGGCCGCGGGCATCGCGCTCACGGGGTTGGATCTCGTCGTGCGCGCCATCGAGGCCCGCACGGGCACCACGGACATGACGCGGCTGGGAGGACTCGTGCGCCGCGGCCCGCGTCTGGCGGCCTTCTTCTTCCTCATGGGCTTTGGCAGCCTCGGCTTCCCGGGCACACTGAGCTTCGTGGGCGAGGATCTGCTGCTGCACGGCATCCTGGACACCCACCCACTGGTGGCGCTGCCCCTGCTGCTGACCACCGCCATCAACGGCGTCACCTTCCTGCGCGCCTTCCAGCGCACCTTCCTCGGCTCGCCCGCCCATGGCCAGGCGGCCCTGCTGGAGACGGTGGAGGACTTGTTGCCCCGGGAGCGGGGGATGGTGTTCGCCCTGTTCGCCCTGGTGGTGCTCGGCGGATTGGTGCCGGGACCGCTGCTGCACCTGCGCGCCTCGCAGGTGGAATCCCTGGCGGGCCCCGAGTCCTCCTCCAGTCACCACGAGGAGTCCGTGTCACGGGGTGAGCTCCCTTCCGAGGCGCTTTCCCTGGCATGTCCTTGA
- a CDS encoding NADH-quinone oxidoreductase subunit L has translation MSVGNLELGWVAATAPLWPLLAFVTLGGVMLLHRAPGERAVVRGVLGALWLSLGASVAAAAGLVWNHQDAWVVEVGRWFSSGEYTFPVTLFVDRLSATMMVLSSAITLLIGRFSVNYLHREPGFARFFLLLALFASGMQVLVASGSIDLLFVGWEMVGLTSALLIGFFHERTTPVRSGLRAFTLYRLCDMGLLMGAVLLHHFAGTAEWAEALGARAWPGPAVALAAGPATALGLCLMLAAMGKSAQLPFSSWLPRAMEGPTPSSALFYGALSVHAGVYLLLRVAPLLQRSPVASGALVVVGLLTAVHATLVWRVQTDVKSSLAYGVLTQVGLMFAEVGLGLYRLALVHLVAHACLRCLQLLRAPSVLRDELSRRAALREAKRPTVAVAHHVLPEGWRRRFYRLALERFSLEVMHERWAMGPLLRAGQWMDRMERSWTGALSGWKSAPEKAPAEPKQAPSSQSQSTGVV, from the coding sequence ATGTCCGTCGGTAACCTCGAACTGGGGTGGGTCGCCGCCACCGCCCCGCTCTGGCCCCTGCTGGCCTTCGTGACGCTGGGCGGCGTGATGCTGTTGCACCGCGCTCCGGGCGAGCGCGCCGTGGTGCGCGGGGTGCTCGGCGCCTTGTGGCTCTCGCTGGGTGCCTCGGTGGCGGCGGCGGCGGGCCTCGTGTGGAACCACCAGGACGCGTGGGTGGTGGAGGTGGGCCGGTGGTTCTCCAGCGGTGAGTACACCTTCCCGGTGACCCTGTTCGTCGACCGGCTGTCCGCGACGATGATGGTGCTCTCGAGCGCCATCACCCTGCTCATCGGCCGCTTCTCGGTGAACTACCTGCACCGCGAGCCGGGCTTCGCGCGCTTCTTCCTGCTGCTGGCCCTGTTCGCCTCGGGCATGCAGGTGCTGGTGGCCAGCGGCAGCATCGACCTGCTCTTCGTGGGCTGGGAGATGGTGGGCCTCACGTCGGCGCTGCTCATCGGCTTCTTCCACGAGCGCACGACGCCGGTGCGCTCGGGCTTGAGGGCCTTCACGCTCTACCGCCTGTGCGACATGGGCCTGTTGATGGGCGCGGTGCTGCTGCACCACTTCGCGGGTACGGCCGAGTGGGCCGAGGCGCTCGGTGCCCGGGCGTGGCCGGGGCCGGCGGTGGCCCTGGCGGCGGGGCCGGCGACGGCGCTGGGGTTGTGCCTGATGCTGGCGGCCATGGGCAAGTCGGCCCAGCTTCCCTTCAGCAGCTGGCTGCCGCGCGCCATGGAGGGCCCGACGCCCTCGAGCGCTCTCTTCTATGGTGCCCTGTCGGTGCACGCGGGCGTCTACCTGCTCCTGCGCGTGGCGCCACTGCTTCAGCGCTCTCCCGTGGCGAGCGGGGCGCTCGTGGTGGTGGGGCTGCTGACGGCCGTGCACGCCACGCTGGTGTGGCGCGTACAGACGGACGTGAAGAGCTCGCTGGCCTATGGCGTCCTCACGCAGGTGGGGTTGATGTTCGCCGAGGTGGGCCTGGGCCTGTACCGGCTGGCGCTGGTGCACCTGGTGGCGCACGCCTGTCTGCGCTGTCTGCAACTCTTGCGTGCCCCGTCGGTGCTGCGCGATGAGCTGTCGCGCCGCGCGGCCCTGCGCGAGGCGAAGCGTCCCACGGTGGCGGTGGCCCACCATGTCCTCCCCGAGGGCTGGCGGCGGCGCTTCTACCGGCTGGCGCTGGAGCGCTTCTCGCTGGAGGTGATGCACGAGCGGTGGGCGATGGGTCCGCTGCTGCGCGCGGGCCAGTGGATGGACCGGATGGAGCGGAGCTGGACGGGCGCGCTGAGCGGCTGGAAGTCCGCCCCCGAGAAGGCGCCGGCCGAGCCGAAGCAAGCGCCGAGCAGTCAGAGTCAGTCGACAGGAGTCGTGTGA
- a CDS encoding isopenicillin N synthase family dioxygenase has protein sequence MNIPTVDLADLSSEDPSRIERGTMAIREAFGVFGLVYVKNHGVDAQALDRLYDAFGAFIARPTEAKRPYGRADIWYQRGWTPPNTEVAVAGNGQPDFKECYFAAPYPPDENSVLEFPNLYPENIWPEDAPPYFQEGLLSLGRSLHEAGLSLLRGAAMALGVPQKTFTDVCERGPHVTRVLQYLPLKPSQVNTGILWGEEHTDFNLLTLLPGGRFLDPQVRPAPRPDERSGLYLRTRATPEEPKGRLVQGVAPAGCLVAQVGQQLEILTGGTFLATPHVITAPGVPGWQRQSAAHFMHVHTSTVLFPLEKFRTPEAIRNYAPPVLAGTYDIKTLVDVGLATPDALDQLGYRHYDRLHRMRANGSST, from the coding sequence ATGAACATTCCCACTGTCGACCTCGCCGATCTCTCATCAGAGGACCCTTCCCGAATCGAGCGCGGCACGATGGCGATCCGGGAGGCCTTCGGCGTCTTCGGGCTCGTCTACGTGAAGAACCATGGCGTCGATGCCCAGGCACTCGACCGGCTCTATGACGCGTTCGGTGCGTTCATCGCCCGGCCCACCGAGGCCAAGCGCCCCTACGGCCGTGCCGACATCTGGTACCAGCGAGGCTGGACACCGCCGAACACCGAGGTCGCCGTGGCCGGCAATGGTCAGCCCGACTTCAAGGAGTGCTACTTCGCCGCGCCCTACCCGCCCGACGAGAACTCCGTGCTCGAGTTCCCCAACCTCTACCCGGAGAACATCTGGCCGGAGGACGCGCCGCCGTACTTCCAGGAAGGACTGCTCTCGCTCGGCCGCTCGCTGCACGAGGCGGGCTTGTCGCTCCTGCGGGGTGCCGCCATGGCGCTCGGCGTGCCCCAGAAGACGTTCACCGATGTCTGCGAGCGGGGTCCCCACGTCACCCGGGTGCTGCAATACCTGCCGCTGAAGCCCTCGCAGGTGAACACCGGCATCCTCTGGGGCGAGGAGCACACGGACTTCAACCTGCTCACGCTGCTGCCCGGTGGCCGGTTCCTGGATCCCCAGGTCCGCCCCGCGCCCCGGCCGGATGAGCGGAGCGGGCTGTACCTGCGCACCCGCGCCACCCCCGAGGAGCCCAAGGGCCGGCTCGTGCAAGGCGTCGCCCCGGCCGGGTGCCTCGTCGCGCAGGTGGGCCAGCAACTGGAGATCCTCACCGGTGGCACGTTCCTGGCGACGCCCCACGTCATCACCGCGCCCGGCGTACCCGGCTGGCAGCGGCAGTCCGCCGCGCACTTCATGCACGTGCACACGAGCACGGTGCTCTTCCCCCTGGAGAAGTTCCGCACCCCCGAGGCCATCCGGAACTACGCGCCCCCGGTGCTCGCGGGCACGTACGACATCAAGACCCTGGTGGACGTCGGCCTGGCGACCCCGGACGCGCTCGATCAGCTCGGCTACCGGCATTACGACCGGCTCCACCGCATGCGCGCGAACGGCTCCAGCACCTGA
- a CDS encoding phosphatase PAP2 family protein codes for MVRAMAWLYRFNEPFVGRLVTTGVTIAATFQPYFWLNNHLPPRFDFLTPLDTAIPFLPWTYAVYCSFFALLLGAAWCLEAREYLRMLAAVLVANAVCYLGFFLFTAHYPRPPVDSIPPGFWREQFAQMRASDNAGNTFPSIHVATTWLGALRLRHRRGGVLWLVWAGLICLSTLTVKQHFVVDVLGGLAVAGGVHALLFRRAAPSASVPTTVEARS; via the coding sequence GTGGTGCGGGCGATGGCGTGGCTGTACCGATTCAACGAGCCGTTCGTGGGGCGTCTGGTCACGACGGGGGTGACGATCGCCGCCACCTTCCAGCCGTACTTCTGGCTCAACAATCACCTGCCGCCGCGCTTCGACTTCCTCACGCCCCTGGACACGGCGATTCCCTTCCTGCCGTGGACGTACGCCGTCTATTGCAGCTTCTTCGCGCTGCTGCTCGGGGCGGCGTGGTGCCTGGAGGCGCGCGAGTACCTGCGGATGCTCGCGGCGGTGCTGGTGGCCAACGCCGTGTGCTACCTGGGCTTCTTCCTCTTCACCGCGCACTACCCGAGGCCTCCCGTGGACAGCATTCCCCCGGGTTTCTGGCGGGAGCAGTTCGCGCAGATGAGGGCCTCGGACAACGCGGGCAACACCTTCCCGAGCATCCACGTGGCCACCACCTGGCTCGGGGCGCTGCGGCTGCGCCACCGGCGCGGCGGTGTGTTGTGGCTGGTGTGGGCGGGCCTCATCTGTCTGTCCACGCTCACGGTGAAGCAGCACTTCGTCGTGGACGTGCTTGGCGGGCTCGCGGTGGCGGGGGGCGTTCACGCGCTGCTGTTCCGCCGCGCGGCGCCGTCCGCTTCCGTGCCCACGACGGTGGAGGCCCGCTCATGA